In Sciurus carolinensis chromosome 17, mSciCar1.2, whole genome shotgun sequence, one genomic interval encodes:
- the LOC124968101 gene encoding olfactory receptor 7A17-like codes for MEPENDTQLSEFLLLGFSEQAEIQPLIFGLFLSMYLVTVLGNLLIILATISDSHLHTPMYFFLSNLSFVDICFTSTTVPKILVNIQTQSKAITYAGCITQMYFLLLFSGLDIFLLTVMAYDRYVAICHPLHYMVIMNTQLCRLLVVACWIMSVLNSLLHSFMVLRLSFCTDLEVPHFFCELNQVVHHACSDTFLNDMVIYITALLLAVGPLTCILYSYSKIVSSICSISSAQGKYKAFSTCASHLSIVSLFYCTLLGVYLSSALTQNPHSTATASLMYTVVTPMLNPFIYSLRNKDIKSALTRLLVRTPGKGPVIPLQ; via the coding sequence ATGGAACCAGAAAATGATACACAactttcagaatttcttcttctgggattttcagagcaagcagaaatacagcccctcatctttgggcttttcctctccatgtacctggtcactgtgctggggaacctgctcatcatcctggccaccatctcagactcccacctgcacacgcccatgtacttcttcctctccaacctgtcctttgtggacatctgcttcacctccaccaccgtCCCAAAGATACTGGTGAACATCCAGACCCAGAGCAAGGCCATAACCTACGCAGGCTGCATCACCCAGATGTACTTCTTATTGCTTTTTTCAGGACTTGACATCTTTCTGCTGACTGTGATGGCATATGACAgatatgtggccatctgtcaccccctgcactacATGGTCATCATGAACACCCAGCTCTGCAGACTGTTGGTTGTGGCATGCTGGATCATGAGCGTCCTGAATTCCTTGTTGCATAGCTTCATGGTCTTAcgactgtccttctgcacagacttggaagtcccccactttttctgtgaactaaATCAGGTGGTCCACCATGCCTGCTCTGATACCTTTCTTAATGACATGGTGATATATATCACAGCTCTGCTGCTTGCTGTTGGCCCCCTCACCTGCatcctttactcctactccaagatagtgtcctcTATCTGTTCAATCTCATCAGCTCAGGGCAAGtacaaagccttttccacctgtgcttctcacctctccatagtctccttattttattgtaCACTCCTGGGAGTTTACCTTAGTTCTGCTCTGACCCAAAACCCGCATTCAACTGCAACAGCCTCTTTGATGTACAcagtggtcacccccatgctgaaccccttcatctacagtctgagaaATAAGGACATCAAGAGTGCTCTGACGAGACTCCTTGTGAGAACACCTGGAAAAGGACCAGTTATTCCACTTCAGTAG